From a region of the Mercurialis annua linkage group LG1-X, ddMerAnnu1.2, whole genome shotgun sequence genome:
- the LOC126667892 gene encoding uncharacterized protein LOC126667892: protein MAYVDHAFSITDDDLMIETSYIVNNRPPVKEIALAVALLVFGVVGIVLGVFMTVNKIGGDRAHGLFFGILGMVLFIPGFYYTRIAYYAYKGYKGFSFSNIPPV, encoded by the exons atgGCGTACGTAGACCATGCGTTTTCAATTACAGACGACGATTTGATGATCGAGACGAGTTATATCGTCAATAATCGGCCTCCTGTTAAAGAGATCGCTCTCGCCGTCGCTCTCCTCGTTTTTGGCGTTGTCGGTATCGTTTTAGGTGTTTTCATGACCGTCAATAAAATTGGGGGAGATCGCGCTCACG GGCTGTTCTTTGGGATTCTTGGAATGGTATTGTTTATACCGGGATTTTACTATACAAGAATTGCTTATTATGCTTACAAAGGATACAAAGGCTTCTCTTTCTCCAACATACCTCCTGTGTAG